A region from the Algoriphagus machipongonensis genome encodes:
- a CDS encoding ABC transporter permease, which yields MNLSYFIAKRISFKRAGGFSATIHKIAVGSLAMGLAVSILSFMVLGGFQTTVSDKVYGFTGHYQVQRFTMSNAFEEAPFSLNSVFAQEYGQLPFVKKVQSFAHKAALIKGEDEVEGILVKGISHDFDTLAFQKYIKEGRMLRVPEEGTSNEVLLSKNIANKLLVKVGDKLTFYFVQEPPRFRRVEVVGIFETYLENFDEKIVIGELQTIRNLNGWTKDQVGGLEVFVEDSKEIDSYSPQLEKVMDFDLKLVASKDKFLEIFDWLTLLDTNVYVFVGLISFVAVFNMGAILFILIMERTQMIGLLKAMGTRNKQIRSIFFFNGMNILARGLVIGNAIGLGFGVLQDTFKLIPLDPASYYMSYVPIEWNWPIIIYLNLGIIFLTALVLLIPVMVISRVDPIKSIRFD from the coding sequence GCTGTTGGCAGTTTAGCTATGGGCCTAGCTGTGTCCATTCTTTCTTTCATGGTCTTAGGGGGATTTCAAACGACCGTTTCTGACAAGGTTTATGGTTTTACTGGTCATTATCAAGTCCAGCGATTTACCATGAGTAATGCTTTTGAAGAAGCCCCTTTTTCACTCAATAGTGTATTTGCGCAAGAATACGGCCAGTTACCATTTGTGAAGAAAGTACAGTCTTTTGCTCACAAAGCCGCCTTAATTAAAGGGGAAGATGAAGTGGAAGGTATTTTGGTCAAAGGGATTTCCCATGATTTTGATACGCTCGCTTTTCAAAAATATATTAAGGAAGGTCGAATGCTGAGAGTTCCTGAGGAAGGAACAAGTAATGAGGTGCTCTTGAGTAAGAATATTGCCAATAAGCTTTTGGTAAAGGTTGGTGATAAATTGACTTTCTATTTTGTTCAAGAGCCACCAAGATTTAGGAGAGTAGAGGTAGTCGGTATTTTCGAAACTTATTTAGAAAACTTTGATGAGAAAATTGTCATTGGTGAATTGCAGACCATTAGAAATCTCAATGGCTGGACCAAAGATCAAGTAGGGGGACTGGAAGTTTTTGTTGAGGATAGTAAAGAAATTGACAGCTACAGCCCTCAGCTGGAAAAAGTCATGGATTTTGACTTGAAGTTGGTCGCCAGTAAAGATAAGTTTTTGGAGATTTTTGATTGGCTGACATTACTGGACACCAATGTGTATGTTTTTGTTGGACTGATTTCGTTTGTTGCTGTTTTCAATATGGGAGCAATCCTTTTTATCCTGATAATGGAGAGAACTCAAATGATTGGTTTACTCAAAGCCATGGGAACAAGGAACAAGCAAATCAGAAGTATTTTCTTTTTTAATGGCATGAATATTTTGGCCAGAGGTTTGGTCATAGGTAATGCCATTGGGTTGGGATTTGGAGTATTGCAGGACACATTCAAACTTATCCCATTGGATCCAGCAAGTTATTACATGTCTTATGTGCCTATTGAATGGAATTGGCCTATAATCATTTACTTGAACCTGGGGATAATTTTTCTAACAGCCTTGGTATTGCTGATTCCAGTTATGGTGATTTCTAGAGTTGACCCTATTAAATCGATCCGCTTTGATTAA
- the hisB gene encoding bifunctional histidinol-phosphatase/imidazoleglycerol-phosphate dehydratase HisB, producing the protein MKKKVLFIDRDGTIIKEPPTDFQVDSLEKLEFLPKAISNLRKLAEETDFELVMVTNQDGLGTDSFPENTFWPAQFKMLKTLEQENIFFKAIHVDKTFEHENAPTRKPNTGLLTSYFSEEYDLANSFVIGDRATDVQLAKNLGSKSIFIGENHESATFCSTDWDEIFNFLKMPPRQAEVKRKTSETDIFIKLNLDGSGNCDIKTGLHFFDHMLEQLGKHGSTDLEIKVNGDLHIDEHHTIEDTAIALGEAYLKALSDKKGIYRYGFLLPMDDVLAQVAIDFGGRPWIVWDAEFKREKVGDMPTEMFYHFFKSFSDSSKCNLNIKAEGTNEHHKIEAIFKGLARAIKMAVQIDTKNINQLPSTKGML; encoded by the coding sequence ATGAAAAAGAAAGTACTGTTTATAGACCGAGATGGGACCATCATCAAAGAACCGCCCACCGATTTTCAAGTTGATAGTTTAGAAAAGCTTGAGTTCTTACCGAAGGCCATTTCCAACCTAAGAAAATTAGCTGAAGAGACTGATTTTGAACTAGTAATGGTTACAAATCAAGATGGTTTAGGTACAGATTCTTTCCCTGAAAACACATTTTGGCCTGCACAGTTTAAGATGCTTAAGACATTGGAACAGGAGAATATTTTCTTCAAAGCCATTCATGTCGACAAAACCTTTGAGCATGAAAATGCACCTACCCGAAAGCCGAATACAGGACTTTTGACCTCTTATTTCTCTGAGGAATATGATTTGGCGAATAGCTTCGTCATTGGAGATCGCGCTACGGATGTTCAACTTGCCAAAAATCTAGGTTCCAAATCTATTTTTATTGGAGAGAATCATGAATCGGCTACTTTCTGCAGTACTGATTGGGATGAAATTTTCAATTTCTTAAAGATGCCTCCACGTCAGGCAGAGGTGAAAAGAAAAACCTCTGAGACTGATATATTCATCAAGCTTAATCTGGATGGAAGTGGCAACTGTGATATAAAAACAGGATTACATTTCTTCGACCATATGCTCGAGCAATTAGGAAAGCATGGGAGTACGGACTTGGAAATCAAGGTAAACGGTGATTTACATATTGACGAACATCATACCATTGAGGACACAGCTATTGCATTAGGAGAAGCTTACCTCAAAGCATTGAGTGACAAAAAGGGCATTTATAGGTATGGCTTTTTATTACCAATGGATGATGTTTTGGCTCAAGTAGCTATTGACTTTGGAGGAAGGCCATGGATTGTTTGGGATGCCGAATTCAAAAGAGAAAAAGTTGGTGATATGCCCACAGAAATGTTTTATCACTTCTTTAAATCATTCTCAGACTCTTCCAAGTGCAATTTGAATATTAAGGCTGAAGGCACCAATGAGCACCATAAAATTGAAGCTATCTTTAAAGGATTGGCTCGAGCCATAAAAATGGCAGTTCAAATAGATACCAAAAACATCAATCAATTGCCGAGCACGAAAGGCATGCTATAG
- a CDS encoding tetratricopeptide repeat protein, with translation MKRLLHILTISIVVLFSACSSDIQSIEALYENQEYEEALDELNSYLFFHVTDLKAYHMRARCYEELGEIGKSIKDYERIIALDEDYAQAYAGLGKLYFEMKDYERAETYVLRAASMEPEDFDILFLLGRTRLMTGKYESAESFLKKAKEINPKFAKIYYYEGMSRAMRGDVLGCAASFNSYVRYEPDQIVGRYNRGFAYMKAGYLLYALEDFEEVLKKKPNHVEALAKKGYVLAMMGNPEGCQILQEAANKGSIYAQDQREVCI, from the coding sequence ATGAAACGACTTTTACATATATTAACTATTTCGATAGTAGTTTTATTCTCTGCCTGTTCTTCAGATATCCAAAGCATTGAAGCTTTATATGAAAATCAAGAATATGAGGAAGCACTAGATGAACTTAATTCCTACCTGTTTTTCCATGTCACAGACTTAAAGGCTTACCACATGAGAGCCAGGTGTTATGAGGAGCTCGGAGAAATAGGAAAGTCAATCAAAGATTATGAAAGAATCATAGCCCTTGATGAAGATTATGCCCAAGCTTATGCAGGCTTAGGAAAGCTTTATTTTGAGATGAAAGACTATGAAAGAGCTGAAACCTATGTTTTAAGAGCTGCTTCCATGGAGCCAGAGGATTTTGACATCCTTTTTCTTTTGGGGAGGACACGCCTGATGACTGGCAAATATGAATCCGCTGAGAGCTTCCTTAAAAAAGCGAAAGAAATCAACCCTAAGTTTGCTAAGATCTATTATTACGAAGGAATGTCAAGAGCTATGAGAGGGGATGTATTGGGTTGTGCGGCATCATTTAATTCCTACGTTCGATATGAGCCTGACCAAATCGTCGGTCGCTATAACAGAGGCTTCGCTTATATGAAGGCAGGGTATCTTTTATATGCACTGGAAGACTTTGAGGAGGTTCTAAAAAAGAAGCCAAACCATGTAGAAGCCTTAGCCAAAAAAGGATATGTCTTGGCCATGATGGGAAACCCTGAAGGTTGTCAAATTTTACAAGAGGCAGCAAATAAAGGGAGTATTTACGCCCAAGACCAAAGAGAAGTCTGTATCTAG
- the hisC gene encoding histidinol-phosphate transaminase, producing MSFNLNKLLRPHILTIAPYTSARDEYTGKIGVFLDANENPYGSVTDGNHNRYPDPYQIDLKSKLSEIKGIAPDQIFLGNGSDEAIDLLFRALCNPGKDNVILLPPTYGMYEVSAAINDVETRKVALTEDFQLQPKKILEKVDGNTKIIFVCSPNNPSGNKVKREDILFLIKNFTGVVVVDEAYIDFSDEPSFITELDENPNLLVMQTFSKAWGLASLRLGMAFASKEIISILNKIKPPYNISGLTQETVLEALGNLEKVNRMITDILEERDYLEDKLIQFPFVQKIFPSQANFLLVKMPHATQIYNELIERKVIVRNRAKVLLCEDCLRISVGTREENIAFLDALEKVSSKII from the coding sequence ATGAGCTTTAACCTAAATAAATTACTTAGACCTCATATACTTACAATTGCTCCTTATACTTCTGCTAGAGATGAGTATACAGGAAAGATAGGTGTTTTTCTAGATGCTAATGAAAACCCATATGGATCAGTTACTGATGGAAATCACAACCGGTATCCCGATCCCTACCAAATAGATTTAAAATCAAAGTTGTCTGAAATCAAGGGAATTGCCCCTGATCAGATTTTCTTGGGTAATGGATCTGACGAAGCCATAGACTTGCTATTCCGTGCTCTTTGTAACCCAGGAAAAGATAATGTGATTTTACTCCCTCCTACCTATGGAATGTATGAGGTAAGTGCGGCTATTAATGATGTAGAAACCCGGAAAGTTGCTCTCACGGAAGATTTTCAGCTTCAACCAAAAAAAATACTAGAAAAGGTTGATGGTAATACGAAGATTATTTTCGTTTGCTCACCAAATAACCCTAGTGGTAACAAGGTGAAAAGAGAGGACATACTGTTTCTAATCAAAAATTTCACGGGTGTTGTAGTGGTTGATGAAGCATATATTGACTTCAGTGACGAGCCGAGTTTCATTACTGAATTGGACGAAAATCCAAATCTACTGGTGATGCAGACATTCTCCAAAGCTTGGGGTTTAGCTTCTTTGCGATTAGGAATGGCTTTTGCCTCGAAGGAAATCATTTCGATTTTAAATAAAATCAAACCTCCCTATAACATTTCAGGATTGACTCAGGAAACTGTTTTGGAGGCATTGGGAAATCTGGAGAAAGTAAACAGAATGATTACTGATATCTTGGAAGAAAGGGATTACCTGGAAGACAAGCTGATACAATTCCCTTTCGTCCAAAAAATATTCCCATCTCAGGCAAACTTCCTTTTAGTAAAGATGCCTCATGCAACTCAAATCTATAATGAATTGATTGAAAGAAAGGTTATTGTTAGAAATAGAGCAAAAGTCTTGTTATGTGAAGATTGCTTGCGGATTTCTGTTGGAACGCGTGAAGAAAACATTGCTTTTTTGGACGCATTAGAAAAGGTATCCTCAAAAATTATTTAA
- a CDS encoding polyprenol monophosphomannose synthase, with amino-acid sequence MKHRKLVIIPTYNEKENIQDMITAVMELPGEFFLMVIDDGSPDGTAEIVKKNQEVYSERINLLQRPGKLGLGTAYLEGFQWALKNDFDFIFEMDCDFSHNPNDLIRLYEACANREFDMAIGSRYITGVNVVNWPIGRVLMSYFASVYVKFITGLPIKDATAGFKCYHRSVLEGINLKEVKFIGYAFQIEMKFTAWKLGFKLTEVPIIFTDRTKGLSKMSSGIFKEAVFGVIWMKIKSIFSPYKLNQSGSI; translated from the coding sequence ATGAAGCACCGCAAACTCGTCATCATCCCTACCTATAACGAAAAGGAAAACATTCAGGATATGATCACCGCTGTGATGGAATTACCTGGTGAATTTTTCCTGATGGTTATTGACGATGGGTCACCGGACGGCACTGCAGAGATTGTCAAAAAAAATCAAGAGGTTTACTCCGAAAGAATTAACCTTCTCCAAAGACCTGGGAAACTTGGCCTCGGCACCGCCTATTTAGAAGGTTTTCAATGGGCCTTAAAAAATGATTTTGATTTCATTTTTGAGATGGACTGCGACTTTTCTCATAACCCTAATGATTTGATCCGTTTGTACGAAGCTTGCGCTAATAGAGAATTTGATATGGCTATAGGCTCTCGCTACATCACGGGTGTTAATGTGGTCAATTGGCCTATTGGGAGGGTTTTAATGTCTTATTTTGCCAGTGTATATGTCAAATTCATTACTGGCCTACCTATCAAAGATGCGACTGCAGGTTTTAAATGCTACCATAGAAGTGTCCTTGAAGGCATTAATTTAAAGGAAGTGAAATTTATAGGTTATGCCTTCCAAATTGAAATGAAATTCACGGCCTGGAAACTTGGGTTTAAGCTGACTGAGGTTCCGATAATTTTTACAGATCGTACCAAAGGTTTATCCAAAATGAGTTCAGGGATATTTAAAGAAGCTGTTTTTGGCGTGATATGGATGAAAATAAAAAGCATTTTCTCTCCATATAAGCTTAATCAAAGCGGATCGATTTAA